One Desertifilum tharense IPPAS B-1220 DNA segment encodes these proteins:
- a CDS encoding ABC transporter substrate-binding protein, whose amino-acid sequence MFAFLGLTLSWLVSCGTSQSVDSPSPKTAEVEFWTMQLQPKFTDYFNQLIADFETENPGVKVRWVDVPWSAMESKILTAVAAKTAPDVVNLNPDFASTLASRNAWLELDPYINQSDRDLYLPKIWQANTLNGKTFGIPWYLTTRVTIYNTQLLEQAGVTQPPTTFAELAQVAQQVRNATGKYAFFTTVVPEDSAEILESLVQMGVQLVDENGQAAFNTPQGKAAFQYWVDLYKNQLLPREVLTQGHRRAIELYQAGEIAILSSGPEFLNAIATNAPAIADVSAAGPQITGDTQKRNVAVMNLAIPRDTDQPENALKFALFVTNPDNQLAFAQAANVLPSTINAIERYKSELEKQPNVTPVEKARNVSASQLPTAEVLIPAKQDLNLLQKAIYDNLQAAMLGEKTVDRAVEDAATEWNRRS is encoded by the coding sequence ATGTTCGCTTTCCTGGGACTGACGCTCAGTTGGTTAGTCAGTTGCGGCACTAGCCAATCCGTAGATTCACCGTCCCCCAAAACTGCGGAAGTCGAGTTTTGGACAATGCAGTTGCAGCCCAAATTTACCGACTACTTTAACCAGTTAATCGCCGACTTTGAGACGGAAAATCCCGGCGTCAAAGTTCGCTGGGTCGATGTTCCGTGGTCAGCAATGGAAAGCAAGATTCTGACAGCCGTTGCGGCTAAGACTGCACCCGATGTGGTTAATCTTAACCCAGATTTTGCCTCAACTTTGGCGTCGCGCAATGCTTGGTTAGAGTTAGATCCTTACATTAACCAAAGCGATCGCGATTTATATTTGCCCAAAATTTGGCAAGCCAACACCCTCAACGGCAAAACCTTTGGTATTCCTTGGTACCTGACCACGCGAGTTACAATTTATAACACCCAACTGCTCGAACAAGCTGGCGTCACCCAGCCACCCACCACCTTTGCAGAACTGGCCCAAGTCGCCCAACAGGTAAGAAATGCCACGGGCAAATACGCCTTCTTCACCACCGTGGTTCCAGAAGACTCTGCTGAAATTCTAGAATCCCTCGTGCAGATGGGCGTGCAACTCGTGGATGAAAACGGTCAAGCCGCCTTTAACACTCCCCAAGGGAAAGCCGCCTTTCAATATTGGGTAGACCTTTACAAAAATCAACTGCTACCCAGGGAAGTGCTAACCCAAGGTCATCGTCGCGCCATTGAACTGTATCAGGCCGGAGAAATTGCCATCCTCTCCTCCGGGCCAGAATTCCTGAATGCGATCGCCACCAACGCCCCCGCGATCGCAGACGTGTCCGCCGCCGGGCCGCAAATTACTGGCGATACCCAAAAACGCAATGTCGCCGTCATGAACCTCGCCATTCCCCGCGACACCGATCAACCCGAAAACGCCTTAAAGTTCGCCCTATTCGTCACCAACCCCGACAACCAACTCGCCTTTGCTCAAGCCGCCAACGTTTTACCCTCCACCATCAATGCGATCGAACGCTACAAAAGCGAATTGGAAAAGCAACCCAACGTCACCCCCGTAGAAAAAGCCCGCAACGTCAGCGCCTCTCAGCTTCCTACTGCTGAGGTTCTTATCCCCGCCAAGCAGGATCTCAACCTCCTGCAAAAAGCCATCTACGACAACCTCCAAGCCGCAATGTTAGGAGAAAAGACCGTCGATCGCGCCGTAGAAGACGCCGCCACCGAATGGAACCGTAGAAGTTAG
- the pilM gene encoding type IV pilus assembly protein PilM, producing the protein MNFLKGVFSKRPQGIGVELTPERVNIVRLAKKGQGFKLVSLHSAEVPEGVFQDGQILDAPAMAEIIQSILNENKIKVKNAATAVSGREAVTRLIPVPAELDDAELREMVLNQEAGLYLPFPREEADVDYQKLDLIIDDDGIEKVRVLLVATRKEVTNNYINTFQQAGLHLDILEISSFSLIRTIREQLRQFAPQEAVAIANIEFEGTEIAIAVDGVPQFSRTVPIGTYQIQTALSQAMNLPPTRNTDLLQGMTIPTTPVDSVRTGMTGINPGAAAMVRVLGELADELRRSIDFYVNQGENQEVAQLLLAGSGGGIGQLDEFFTQRLSVPTSQVDPIEALSLEVEQEIPPMQRPGLGIALGLGLRYVN; encoded by the coding sequence GTGAATTTCCTAAAAGGTGTATTTTCTAAACGTCCCCAAGGGATCGGAGTTGAGTTAACCCCAGAACGAGTTAACATTGTCCGTTTAGCGAAAAAAGGTCAAGGCTTTAAGCTGGTTTCTCTCCATTCAGCAGAAGTTCCTGAAGGTGTCTTTCAAGACGGTCAAATTCTGGACGCGCCCGCAATGGCAGAAATTATCCAGTCTATCCTCAACGAAAACAAAATTAAGGTTAAAAATGCCGCAACAGCCGTTTCCGGTCGAGAGGCAGTCACGCGCTTAATTCCGGTTCCCGCAGAGTTGGATGACGCTGAGTTGCGCGAAATGGTTCTCAATCAAGAGGCGGGTCTTTATTTGCCCTTCCCGCGCGAGGAAGCTGATGTCGATTACCAAAAACTGGATTTAATTATCGACGATGATGGCATTGAGAAAGTGCGCGTGCTGTTGGTTGCCACTCGCAAGGAAGTCACCAATAACTATATCAATACCTTCCAGCAGGCGGGCTTGCATCTGGATATTTTAGAAATTAGTAGTTTTTCTTTAATTCGCACGATCCGCGAGCAGTTGCGGCAGTTTGCCCCCCAGGAAGCTGTCGCGATCGCCAATATTGAATTTGAAGGGACGGAAATTGCGATCGCTGTCGATGGCGTTCCCCAATTTTCGCGGACTGTACCCATTGGGACTTATCAAATTCAAACCGCTTTGTCCCAAGCGATGAACCTTCCTCCCACCCGCAATACTGATTTACTCCAAGGGATGACGATCCCCACCACCCCGGTAGATAGCGTGAGAACGGGGATGACGGGCATTAATCCAGGGGCGGCGGCGATGGTTCGAGTTTTAGGAGAATTGGCCGATGAATTGCGCCGTTCTATAGATTTTTATGTCAACCAGGGAGAAAACCAAGAAGTGGCTCAACTCTTGCTCGCCGGATCGGGTGGGGGAATTGGGCAATTAGATGAATTTTTTACCCAACGCTTAAGCGTCCCGACTTCCCAAGTCGATCCGATTGAAGCGTTATCGTTAGAAGTAGAGCAGGAAATTCCCCCGATGCAGCGACCGGGTTTAGGAATTGCCCTCGGCTTAGGATTGCGTTACGTCAACTAA
- a CDS encoding PilN domain-containing protein yields the protein MYSLDINFLRDRPEYLKEQQQDKRSPKPTVSGSTPIIVGAVAAVALLGITFGAKVYLENENSKLAAELATLDQAIANQEAQKAQIAQINQETEAIRSDTTALATVFNQITPWSALLEEVRERAPGNIQIENIQKVSIQLPPPDPNAAVDPNAPPAPTSVPGLEISGRARSYNDVNDFMLLLQNSDFFNGQDIRLVSANLQQNNTQVATPTDSNIEVRLPPVVQFQVRSALNDKPASEILAQLRRQGAEGLVERIQYLQQKGVIQ from the coding sequence ATGTATAGCTTAGATATTAATTTTCTAAGAGACCGCCCGGAATACCTCAAGGAACAGCAACAAGACAAGCGAAGCCCTAAACCCACCGTTAGCGGTTCAACGCCAATTATTGTGGGGGCTGTTGCGGCTGTTGCCCTTTTGGGAATCACCTTTGGGGCAAAAGTCTATTTAGAAAATGAAAACTCTAAATTAGCCGCAGAACTGGCAACCCTCGATCAAGCGATCGCCAACCAGGAAGCCCAAAAAGCCCAAATCGCCCAAATCAATCAAGAAACCGAAGCTATTCGTTCCGATACCACCGCGCTGGCCACCGTCTTCAACCAGATTACGCCGTGGTCGGCCCTTTTAGAAGAAGTTCGCGAACGCGCGCCCGGTAACATTCAGATTGAAAATATCCAAAAAGTTAGCATTCAACTGCCGCCCCCAGACCCCAACGCTGCTGTTGACCCCAATGCGCCGCCCGCCCCAACTTCAGTTCCCGGACTCGAAATTTCCGGCAGGGCCCGCTCCTACAATGATGTCAACGACTTCATGTTGTTACTGCAAAATTCCGATTTCTTTAACGGGCAAGATATTCGCCTGGTATCGGCAAACCTGCAACAGAATAATACCCAAGTCGCAACCCCGACGGACAGCAATATTGAGGTCAGACTGCCTCCCGTTGTGCAATTCCAAGTCAGAAGCGCGCTCAACGACAAGCCCGCTTCCGAAATTTTGGCGCAACTCCGACGCCAAGGGGCTGAAGGCTTAGTCGAACGGATTCAA